The Rhododendron vialii isolate Sample 1 chromosome 6a, ASM3025357v1 genome includes a window with the following:
- the LOC131328591 gene encoding MDIS1-interacting receptor like kinase 2-like has translation MTAFVYAIIIALVSSFDSFSHAYSDNRKFGGGGCEAVALLTWKASFENHSQSLLSSWNGSDHCNWAGIGCNKASRVIHVDLENFGLRGKLSTLSFASFPHLLSLDLSNNSFYGTIPPAIGSLSRLTDLNLSNNLLSGVIPSEMGMLSSLSELSLQSNQLMGSIPPSLGKLGNTTVLCLFGNQLSGPILEQIGMLTSLIDLDLSENNLTGSISTSIGSLCNLISLYLDDNHLSGCIPSTIGNLTSLKVLSLHLNQLSCSIPPELGKLSSLTNLRLSANKLIGSLPLELDNLTHLENFDICYNKLTGHLPKNLCLGGSLESLLAFHNSLIGRIPKSLMNCTSLCHVRLNRNELTGNISKDFGLLPNMYYIDLSYNFFYGELSMNWGKSYNLTLLRISDNELSGQILPDLAGATQLQVLDLSSNHLVGEIPSTLGKLISLFDLNLRGNKLSGNIPAEIGSLCKLQHLDLAGNNLSGLIPRQLGQSVNLIKLRLSRNSLTKAIPIEIGQLRFLQNLDLGNNSLTGEIPQQTGNLQSLEILNLSHNRLSGSIPSSFSGMSSLTFVDISYNHLEVLCPKPESFNMPHLRHTEIMMDYVAIKLV, from the coding sequence ATGACAGCCTTTGTCTATGCCATCATCATTGCATTGGTCTCTTCTTTTGATTCTTTTTCGCATGCTTATTCTGACAATAGAAAatttggaggaggaggatgtGAGGCAGTGGCTCTCTTGACATGGAAAGCTAGCTTTGAAAATCACAGCCAATCTCTCCTGTCATCATGGAATGGAAGTGATCATTGCAATTGGGCTGGAATTGGTTGCAATAAGGCCAGTAGAGTCATCCATGTAGACCTTGAGAACTTTGGTTTGAGAGGTAAGCTTTCCACTTTAAGCTTTGCTTCCTTTCCTCATCTCCTCAGCCTTGACCTTTCAAACAACTCATTCTACGGGACCATCCCTCCAGCGATTGGTAGCCTTTCGAGACTCACGGACCTTAACTTGTCCAACAATCTTCTTTCAGGAGTGATCCCATCAGAAATGGGAATGCTCAGTTCTCTCAGCGAACTCTCTTTGCAATCTAACCAACTCATGGGTTCAATACCTCCATCTCTAGGAAAGTTGGGTAATACGACTGTATTATGCCTTTTCGGAAACCAACTTTCTGGACCCATTCTGGAACAAATTGGGATGCTTACATCTCTTATTGATCTCGACCTATCTGAAAACAATCTCACAGGTTCTATCTCTACTTCTATAGGAAGCTTGTGCAACCTGATCAGTCTATACCTTGATGACAACCACCTCTCAGGATGTATCCCTTCCACTATTGGGAACTTGACGAGCCTCAAAGTGTTGTCTTTGCATCTAAATCAACTATCATGCTCAATCCCCCCTGAATTAGGAAAGCTGAGCTCCCTTACTAATCTAAGATTGTCAGCTAACAAACTCATTGGCTCTCTTCCTCTGGAGTTGGACAACCTTACGCATTTGGAGAACTTCGATATATGTTACAACAAGCTCACAGGTCATCTACCAAAGAATCTATGCCTCGGCGGATCACTTGAAAGTTTGCTTGCATTCCACAACTCCTTAATAGGTCGTATCCCTAAAAGCTTGATGAATTGCACAAGCTTATGCCATGTAAGGCTTAATCGAAACGAACTCACGGGAAACATATCAAAAGATTTTGGCTTACTCCCAAACATGTATTATATTGACCTGAGTTATAATTTTTTCTATGGAGAGCTTTCTATGAACTGGGGGAAGTCCTATAACTTGACTCTCCTCAGGATCTCCGACAATGAACTTTCTGGACAGATATTGCCTGATCTTGCAGGTGCAACTCAGTTACAAGTACTTGACCTCTCTTCAAATCATCTAGTCGGGGAGATTCCAAGTACGTTGGGGAAGTTGATTTCATTGTTTGATCTAAATCTAAGAGGGAACAAACTTTCCGGAAACATTCCAGCAGAAATTGGCAGCCTATGTAAGTTGCAACATCTTGACTTGGCAGGAAACAATCTTAGTGGGTTGATTCCAAGGCAGTTGGGGCAAAGTGTGAATCTAATTAAGTTGAGATTGAGCAGAAATTCACTGACAAAGGCTATTCCAATAGAAATAGGCCAACTACGTTTTCTTCAGAATCTTGACCTTGGAAACAATTCATTAACAGGTGAGATACCACAACAGACGGGAAATTTGCAAAGCTTAGAGATATTAAATCTCTCCCACAATAGGCTATCTGGTTCTATCCCATCCTCTTTCAGTGGAATGTCAAGTTTGACATTTGTTGATATATCTTACAATCACTTGGAGGTCCTCTGCCCGAAACCCGAGTCTTTCAACATGCCCCATTTGAGACATACAGAGATAATGATGGATTATGTGGCAATCAAACTGGTTTAA